TGCCGCGGCTATCAGTGCAATCGCGACGACCGTGTTCGAGCCGATGAGATTGACCGCGATAACCCGGTCTTGCATGGTCGGCCCCTGCCAGACCCGATAGAGGGTGATCACGGCAAAGGCGATGAATGCGGCCGCCGTCCCGAGTAGTGCGCCCGTCACCACCGGATCGAGTCCCGACGCCATTAGGCTGACACCTCCGCGGAATCGGTTTCGTCGTCTGGGGATTCGTCTATATCGCCCCGTTCACGAGGTGAGGGGATCCGGGCCGCCGACCGGCCGTAAAACACGAACCGGATGGCACGTTCAAGTCCCCCATCGAAGAGGTCAGACC
The sequence above is drawn from the Halorhabdus sp. CBA1104 genome and encodes:
- a CDS encoding cation:proton antiporter produces the protein MASGLDPVVTGALLGTAAAFIAFAVITLYRVWQGPTMQDRVIAVNLIGSNTVVAIALIAAALGEPGFLDIALVYALLNFLMSIAISKFTVERGGVI